TACTGGCGGTGCATTAACACCGGATGCTTTTTGGCACCATACTGTCCGTGGTTTTAGTTATCGAGGTGTGGAACGCATTTATCCTGCTAGTGTCGTGAAATTATTTTACCTAGTGGCGGTACAGGAATGGTTAGAAAAGGGAATGATGCAAAGTTCCCGTGAGTTGGAAAGGGCAATTAGAGATATGATTGTGGACTCTAGCAACGATGCTACAAGCTTAGTTGTAGATATATTAACTGGAACCACATCGGGACCAGAGTTACCCCTCGCACCCTTTGAAACTTGGAAACAGCAAAGAAATATTATTAACCGCTACTATCAATCTTTAGGTTGGGGGGAACTAGAAACGGTAAACATTTGCCAGAAAACCTGGTGTGATGGTCCCTATGGTCGGGAAAGAGCCTTTGTGGGTGAATTGTTAGATAACCGTAATATGTTGACTACTAATGCCACTGCCAGATTATTGCATAGTATTGTTGGTGGGGTGGCGGTTTCTAGTGCGCGATCGCAAACTATTATGGGTCTAATGCAGCGTAGTGTTAACCCTAATGACTTGCCTCAGGATGTGGAGGAAGACCAAATTACAGGGTTTTTGGGTGGAAGTCTTCCCCTAACAGCAAAAATTTGGTCAAAAGCAGGATGGACAAGTCAAGTTCGTCACGATGCAGCTTATATTGAAATACCAAATAAATGTCCCTATTTACTTGTGGTATTTACAGAAGGTAAATTAAATGCCAAGAGTCGAGATATTTTACCTTTTGTATCACGATTAGTTGCAGAGTCTGTAGATAATTTAGGTTGATATTATTTGTGTAGAGGCGTTTTGAGAGAACGTCTCTATATAGCGTTTGTTGCTACCGTAATTTTAATTTTATTTATTATGATAAAAACAGCAGCCATTACGGAAGTCATTACAAATTTAACGGATGTAGAAAGGCGCTTTAGTTTAGTACGGATTGAGTCCGAGGAATTTTTTCCGGAGTGGTGTGAGGAATTACCAGAAGTTACCCCTGAGGAAAAATCTGCTCTGGATATTCTGCGACGTAGATACCTTTATCATCGCGGAGCAGGGGATTTACTGGAGGGAACAGTCATGTTACTAGTAGTATCTCCTTTGCTTGCTTTGGCAGGATTTTATGACCCTCCTTTTCGGATTAAAGCTGAATCATCGGTGGAACTGGTGGTTAATGATGGAGAAGAAATACTCAGAGGGCGTATTGATGTTTTAATTCTCCAAAATCAGTTTTGGGTAATAGTTCTGGAGTCAAAAAAAACTACTCTTTCTGTTTGGTCGGCAATCCCTCAAGCATTAACTTATTTACTGGCTAATCCCCATAGAGAAAAACCAGTATTTGGTTTGGTGACAAATGGAGATGATATTGTATTTATCAAGTTGAGAAAATCTGATATTCCAGAATATGACCTTTCTAGGGTTTTTGCTCTCTACACATCAGGGAAGGAACTATATACAATTTTGCAAATTCTCAAACGTATTGGTCAAATAATTTCTACAGTTTAGCTAATCGTGGGAAAACATATTTTGTTGCCCAAATTGTAAACACAGGCAAACACAGCCAATGGACAATTAAAACAGAGGTTGCGACACCTATTGCTTGCCACTGCACACCAATAAATAAAGCGAGGGCAAAAAGACTGGTAAAAATGATATTCCAGCGAAAATCTAAGTGAGGTTTACCCACAGCGACTAGTAGCTGGGAAGCTGCATCCGCAAAAGGACGGGGAATAGCTGACAGACAAATGAGGATTAAAATCGGAATTGCTCCTGTCCATTTTTGCCCAAAGACAATAGGAACATAAAAGGGAGCGAAAAAAGATTGCAGGAGGACAAAGGGAATAATTATGTAGGAAATTGTCCGAATACTCTGAAAATAGCGCTGTTTAAATTCCTGCCATTCTCCTTTGGCAGCGCACAGATGAGGTAAGATTACAGCATTAATGGCATTAATAATACTTAAGCTAATGCCTAAGCCAGCATTGAAACCAAAGAAATAAACTCCTAATTCTTTAATCCCAATAAAACGCCCAATAATTAAATAATCGAGGTTGTTTCTCAGGGTTTTCAGTAATGTTACACCCAGGAGATTCTTGCCAAATTTAAAAATTTCACCCCAATGTTTGGTAGTAAAGCTAGATTTAATTCGCCAATCATGGGCATAGTAATAAATAACAATTTCTATCGGTGCAGCTAATACTGGTGGTAAGGCAAATGCCCAAACGCCTAAACCCATGACAGCGAGAATAGCAGAAAATATACTAGATATTGAGTACTGTAAACTATCTGTGAGGGCAATAACTTTAAAACGATTTTCCCTTTGAATCAGATTTTTTTGAATTCCAGTGATGGGCCAAATCAAATAGGCTCCGCCAGCAAAGATAATTGGTAAGATAATATCCTGACTTTTGTAAAACCAAGCAATGGGAAAAGCGGCAACAGCTTGAATGACAAATAAACTGGCAAAAATTACCCAATTGAGCCAATAGGCAGAATTACAAATGGTATCTAATTCTGCTTCTTCAGTTTGAATAATTTTGGCACCTATTCCAATATTGGTAAATGTCTGGGTGACTTCTCTAACCGTAAGAATTATGGCTCCTAAACCATAGTCATAGGGTGTGAGGAAACGAGCGATAATTACTACTAAACCTAGTCGTAGTAAACGGTAGATGACCTCTGCCATTCCTAGCCAGCCAAGATTCCGAATAAACTGGCTAGAGAATTTTTTCTTAAGTTCCCGAATGATATTTTGAATTGAATTCACACTCAATTTTGCGATTGTGGCATATACACAACTGTAAACTCGTCTCCAGATTTTTTAAAGAGCGTAGAGAAAAGAAAATCATATTTTCATCTTGGCAACTGCTAATCACGATCAGTAGTGATTTGAGCTTATAATTCCAGGGTATTTGCCACCATTCCTAGAGTCATGACAGGAGAAGTTTTAAGTTCTTCTAATACCTGTTGGAAGGTGGGACGGGGTATTTTACCCATACCTGTGACTAGGAGGACTCCATCTAAATGATGGGTCAATAAATTCGTGTCTAGGACTCCCAAAACGTTGGTTGTATCGTAGATAACTAAGTCAAAATGGGTCTGC
The Calothrix sp. 336/3 DNA segment above includes these coding regions:
- a CDS encoding serine hydrolase — encoded protein: MTFFTKDDQLEKLGNGILEATWGEFPTLARNQIALTWIIYDPPVPVNTGGALTPDAFWHHTVRGFSYRGVERIYPASVVKLFYLVAVQEWLEKGMMQSSRELERAIRDMIVDSSNDATSLVVDILTGTTSGPELPLAPFETWKQQRNIINRYYQSLGWGELETVNICQKTWCDGPYGRERAFVGELLDNRNMLTTNATARLLHSIVGGVAVSSARSQTIMGLMQRSVNPNDLPQDVEEDQITGFLGGSLPLTAKIWSKAGWTSQVRHDAAYIEIPNKCPYLLVVFTEGKLNAKSRDILPFVSRLVAESVDNLG
- a CDS encoding type I restriction endonuclease; this encodes MIKTAAITEVITNLTDVERRFSLVRIESEEFFPEWCEELPEVTPEEKSALDILRRRYLYHRGAGDLLEGTVMLLVVSPLLALAGFYDPPFRIKAESSVELVVNDGEEILRGRIDVLILQNQFWVIVLESKKTTLSVWSAIPQALTYLLANPHREKPVFGLVTNGDDIVFIKLRKSDIPEYDLSRVFALYTSGKELYTILQILKRIGQIISTV
- a CDS encoding lipopolysaccharide biosynthesis protein — translated: MNSIQNIIRELKKKFSSQFIRNLGWLGMAEVIYRLLRLGLVVIIARFLTPYDYGLGAIILTVREVTQTFTNIGIGAKIIQTEEAELDTICNSAYWLNWVIFASLFVIQAVAAFPIAWFYKSQDIILPIIFAGGAYLIWPITGIQKNLIQRENRFKVIALTDSLQYSISSIFSAILAVMGLGVWAFALPPVLAAPIEIVIYYYAHDWRIKSSFTTKHWGEIFKFGKNLLGVTLLKTLRNNLDYLIIGRFIGIKELGVYFFGFNAGLGISLSIINAINAVILPHLCAAKGEWQEFKQRYFQSIRTISYIIIPFVLLQSFFAPFYVPIVFGQKWTGAIPILILICLSAIPRPFADAASQLLVAVGKPHLDFRWNIIFTSLFALALFIGVQWQAIGVATSVLIVHWLCLPVFTIWATKYVFPRLAKL